In the genome of Thermococcus sp. M36, the window AGTGTAACTGCTTTTTAAAACATTCGGAAATGCATGTGTGTATTCAACATCAACAATAGGATAATCACTTCCCAGACTTACACGTAAAAAATTATCTTCTATATTTCTTTCTAAATAAGCAAAGCGTAAACGAACAAAAGTTTCAAAACTGTTTAAAGGATTACCCGTTGTTGTGGTGAAATAAGATTTATCTGGAAGGTTTTCTAACGGTTCAAATTGTCTGCTATTGGCACCA includes:
- a CDS encoding DUF5686 family protein, whose amino-acid sequence is GANSRQFEPLENLPDKSYFTTTTGNPLNSFETFVRLRFAYLERNIEDNFLRVSLGSDYPIVDVEYTHAFPNVLKSSYTYDKLDFSISDYLKIAPYGKLYLNLFAGKIYGTVPYPFLDIQPGNEMYYYNSYAF